The proteins below are encoded in one region of Candidatus Zixiibacteriota bacterium:
- a CDS encoding FlgO family outer membrane protein: MTENSEQDDKTQSHIILSKGMMVSHYRMVEKIGAGGMGEVYLVEDTKLNRKVALKFLPSHLSQNEDAKARFTREAQAAAKLKHPNIVTIYEVSEYKGRPFFAMEHIEGDSLRDLIKDQKLGFDDIIKLSLQICEGLQEAHGADIVHRDIKPSNIILDKNGRPKLADFGLVAIAGGEQLTQTGSTLGTIGYMSPEQIQVDKVDQRSDLFSFGVILYEMIAGRLPFKGDTEAATMNAVLNDTPEPLSRFKSGVSGELQRIVSKLLDKDIETRYQTAAGVISDLKQILKETDPNQISKPAISATKRYNKFLIPVLIVIIAVAILIFKPWKFEISPRQEAIAQENRLAIMYFDNLADPEDSLKLGEITANLLITDLSESEYVQVVSSQRLYDILKQLGHEGEKNISRNIATQVAKKANAKSMLLGSILNMEPEIILTAQIIDVESGDAIASQRIEGQPGDRIFPLVDKLTVEIKNDLSLPAQALSEEDPEISELTTSSVEAYRYLLEGMEYQQKLYSDDAEECYRKALTYDSTFAMAYLALLIHTEGDERDTILYKMNLYSGKASSLEKLYIKAFDAYYREDYPDYENYIKYLTEIIEKYPEEKIAKSILGDYYNENKRDTEKAKSHYWEVIQLDPLFGPVYNRLAYIYNSQYKYDSAIWAINKYIEVADPDEANPYDTRADLYAYNGKLEQAIESYEKALEIKPDFYASRLKLGYLYLFNKEYDKAEIFYRQLCSDSNAFRRSLGRMLLSYIPIYQGKFTEALKLLDDAMAADRIEQGDYAGADLRFIKANIYEARKEWKMALKEAERAIKDYSDAHPDDWIYFRHEYILPLSWDKDFAKAQKEAEIFKKDIEKNDSSTIWAYWYAVGHIEFAKGNYEQSVVCYEKAAKDVTHFQVHYMLGRAYLMSGRLGESVTQLEKTINRFDVGRVGVITMAVKIYYYLGLAYEESGWDARAIEQYETFLDIWKNADPGIEEVEDARARLARLKGGS; this comes from the coding sequence ATGACAGAGAATTCAGAACAGGACGACAAGACACAATCGCACATCATCCTGAGTAAGGGGATGATGGTGTCGCACTACCGGATGGTCGAGAAAATCGGTGCCGGGGGGATGGGCGAGGTCTATCTGGTCGAAGATACCAAGCTAAACCGGAAAGTCGCCCTCAAATTCCTGCCGTCACACCTCTCTCAGAACGAAGATGCCAAAGCAAGATTTACCCGTGAAGCTCAGGCGGCCGCAAAGCTGAAGCATCCCAATATAGTTACCATATATGAGGTTTCCGAATATAAGGGGCGACCGTTCTTTGCGATGGAACATATTGAAGGGGATTCGCTTCGAGACCTGATAAAAGATCAGAAGTTGGGATTTGATGATATTATTAAATTGTCTCTTCAAATATGTGAAGGTCTGCAGGAAGCTCATGGAGCTGATATTGTCCATCGCGATATAAAACCGTCCAATATCATTCTTGATAAAAACGGTCGTCCCAAGCTGGCTGATTTTGGTTTAGTTGCCATTGCAGGCGGTGAACAACTTACTCAGACCGGATCAACCCTCGGCACAATCGGTTACATGTCACCCGAACAGATACAAGTCGACAAGGTTGACCAACGTTCCGACCTGTTTTCTTTTGGAGTTATACTGTATGAGATGATTGCCGGACGATTACCGTTCAAAGGTGACACAGAAGCTGCAACCATGAATGCTGTTTTGAATGACACTCCTGAACCGTTATCAAGATTCAAAAGCGGCGTATCCGGTGAACTTCAACGAATTGTCTCAAAACTTTTGGACAAAGATATCGAGACTCGCTATCAAACAGCAGCCGGTGTCATATCGGATTTAAAGCAAATATTGAAAGAAACAGATCCCAATCAAATATCAAAACCAGCCATATCGGCAACGAAAAGATATAATAAATTTCTCATTCCAGTTCTTATAGTTATTATCGCCGTGGCCATTCTCATTTTTAAACCGTGGAAATTTGAAATCAGCCCACGACAGGAAGCCATAGCCCAGGAAAATAGACTGGCCATAATGTACTTTGATAATCTGGCCGACCCGGAGGATAGCCTGAAGCTTGGCGAGATAACTGCTAACCTGTTAATAACCGACCTTTCCGAATCAGAATATGTTCAAGTAGTATCCAGCCAGCGTCTGTATGATATTCTCAAGCAACTTGGACATGAAGGTGAAAAGAATATCAGTAGAAACATAGCCACACAAGTTGCAAAGAAGGCTAACGCAAAATCTATGCTATTGGGCAGCATCCTAAATATGGAGCCGGAAATAATTCTGACTGCCCAGATAATTGATGTTGAATCAGGTGATGCCATCGCTTCCCAACGAATAGAAGGTCAACCTGGCGATAGAATATTCCCATTGGTGGATAAACTAACCGTCGAAATAAAAAACGACCTATCGCTGCCTGCCCAGGCGTTATCTGAAGAAGATCCCGAAATTTCAGAATTGACAACCAGCTCCGTAGAAGCATATCGTTACTTATTAGAGGGCATGGAATATCAACAAAAACTCTACAGTGATGATGCTGAAGAGTGCTATAGAAAAGCGCTCACTTATGACTCAACATTTGCTATGGCATATTTGGCATTATTAATCCACACGGAAGGAGATGAAAGAGATACAATTTTATATAAGATGAACCTTTATTCAGGTAAAGCGTCCTCGCTGGAAAAGCTGTACATCAAAGCCTTTGACGCTTATTATAGGGAAGATTACCCTGATTATGAAAACTACATAAAATACCTTACTGAAATAATTGAGAAATATCCGGAGGAAAAAATAGCTAAAAGTATATTGGGGGATTACTACAATGAAAATAAACGGGATACTGAAAAGGCAAAAAGTCATTATTGGGAAGTAATACAGCTTGATCCATTATTCGGTCCAGTATATAATCGACTTGCCTATATATATAATTCCCAGTACAAATATGACAGCGCAATTTGGGCTATCAATAAATATATAGAAGTCGCGGATCCCGACGAAGCCAATCCATATGATACTCGCGCTGACCTTTATGCCTATAACGGCAAGTTAGAACAGGCCATTGAATCATACGAAAAGGCATTGGAAATAAAACCGGATTTTTACGCGTCTCGGCTTAAATTAGGATATCTGTATCTTTTCAATAAAGAGTATGACAAGGCTGAAATTTTTTACCGCCAGCTTTGTTCTGATAGTAACGCATTCCGACGTTCACTTGGAAGAATGCTCTTATCTTATATTCCCATTTATCAGGGGAAATTCACCGAAGCCCTGAAATTATTAGATGATGCCATGGCGGCGGATAGAATAGAACAGGGTGATTATGCCGGAGCGGATCTTCGATTTATTAAAGCCAATATATATGAGGCGAGAAAAGAATGGAAAATGGCGCTGAAGGAAGCTGAAAGAGCCATAAAAGATTATTCCGATGCCCATCCCGATGACTGGATTTATTTTCGACACGAGTATATCTTACCGCTTTCATGGGATAAAGATTTTGCGAAAGCACAAAAAGAGGCTGAGATTTTTAAGAAAGATATCGAAAAAAATGATTCATCGACAATATGGGCATATTGGTATGCCGTTGGTCATATTGAATTTGCCAAAGGCAATTATGAACAATCCGTTGTCTGTTATGAAAAGGCGGCAAAAGATGTGACACACTTCCAGGTGCATTATATGCTCGGTAGAGCATACCTGATGTCGGGCAGGTTGGGCGAATCTGTGACCCAGCTTGAAAAAACCATTAACAGATTTGATGTCGGGCGAGTCGGTGTGATTACCATGGCGGTAAAGATTTATTATTACCTGGGTCTGGCCTACGAAGAATCCGGATGGGACGCCCGGGCGATAGAACAATACGAAACTTTCCTCGATATCTGGAAAAACGCCGACCCGGGCATTGAAGAAGTCGAAGACGCCCGCGCCCGTCTGGCGCGGCTGAAAGGCGGTTCATGA